Proteins encoded in a region of the Corynebacterium breve genome:
- a CDS encoding rhodanese-like domain-containing protein, whose protein sequence is MKEAHVNDVPEGAQFIDVREPDEYAEAHAKGTVNLPLSQFVQLCDQINPDEPAYIICRSGGRSAQAIEYMEQSRGWDNGINVLGGTNEWIEQQLPLGD, encoded by the coding sequence ATGAAAGAAGCACACGTAAACGACGTGCCCGAGGGCGCGCAATTCATCGATGTCCGCGAACCAGACGAGTATGCCGAAGCCCACGCCAAGGGCACGGTCAACCTGCCGCTAAGCCAATTTGTGCAGCTGTGCGATCAGATCAATCCAGATGAGCCGGCGTATATCATTTGCCGCTCCGGAGGTCGCAGCGCGCAAGCGATCGAGTACATGGAGCAATCACGCGGCTGGGACAACGGCATCAATGTCCTTGGCGGCACCAACGAGTGGATTGAGCAGCAGCTTCCATTGGGTGACTAA
- a CDS encoding MarR family winged helix-turn-helix transcriptional regulator — protein sequence MSSPINLPAALVSSPSFQIERVRRRTRDEVEATLGSRGTTMREFWVLTCIVEENAASQTHLSETLAVDASDMVRLIDSLEKHGWAARERDPKDRRRQIIAPTKKGIKAQAELAALVTAAEDRALDATTTKQLKHLRKLTQAILQEEG from the coding sequence ATGTCATCACCAATTAACCTGCCTGCAGCATTGGTCTCGTCGCCGTCGTTCCAAATTGAACGCGTGCGCCGTCGCACCCGCGACGAGGTCGAAGCCACCCTCGGCAGCCGAGGCACCACCATGCGCGAGTTTTGGGTCCTGACCTGCATCGTTGAAGAGAACGCTGCGAGCCAGACCCACCTTTCGGAAACGCTTGCCGTTGACGCCTCCGACATGGTGCGCCTCATCGATTCCCTAGAAAAGCACGGCTGGGCCGCCCGCGAGCGCGACCCCAAAGACCGCCGCCGTCAGATCATCGCCCCAACCAAGAAGGGCATCAAGGCCCAGGCCGAACTGGCTGCACTTGTCACGGCCGCCGAGGACCGTGCCCTCGACGCGACGACCACGAAGCAGCTCAAGCACCTACGCAAGTTGACTCAGGCCATCTTGCAGGAGGAGGGATAG
- a CDS encoding Pls/PosA family non-ribosomal peptide synthetase, which produces MQQFLAANRAPAPRTLIDVLEDTAATYPEAAAIDDGDVITYSELIEDIHAWADELHRNGIRRGDRIGIRMTSGTRELYTAILATLYAGAAYVPVDADDPDERAELVFSEAGINGLFEDGGFRMLTPERDGDTSKPSLDDDAWIIFTSGSTGTPKGVAVSHRSAAAFVDAEARIFCADYPLGPEDRVLAGLSVAFDASCEEMWLAWRSGACLVPAPRSLVRSGQDLGPWLIRRDITVVSTVPTLAGLWPAEALDHVRLLIVGGEACSAELVDRLATPDREMWNTYGPTEATVVACATQLFPGQEVGIGLPLDGWDLVVVDKQEQPVAIGEVGELIIGGVGLARYLDPAKDAEKYAAWGDWPRAYRSGDHVRLEEDGLYFVGRVDDQVKIGGRRIELGEVDANVAALPNVYNSAVAVQKTGAGDSVLVGYVSLDDPAAGFDHQAAHDTLAEHMPAALVPRICVMDELPVTTSGKVDKKSLPWPLPGVGVEAEGLTPTESWLADIWVDVLGVAVSDKDADFFELGGSSLAAATLVARIREEVPTVAVRDLYDHPRLEKLAETVDRIAADSGISLGDDTTAEPRLVKPVPLAVRLCQSLIQLPVMTLQAASIVSWWLIISNILFMLGLEWAVHTDWVLATVLVVIFGTPLGRLPLGALGARLLTTGIKPGEYPRGGSVHLRLWAAERWADASGSRAISGSTWVISYARMLGAKVGRGVDLHTLPPVTGLLTIGDYAAVEPEVDLSGYWIDGDILRVGSIRIDREARIGARSTLLPGTHVGEDAHVEAGSTVTGNKTVKKGARWSGSPAKKVGRSKHRFPVEHPPRRSIWVLIYGLTSAFLGALPLFAAACAIATVVWLIELTGGSPYLGAVVFGALGGLVLFAVTLVAIWLGVRIMSIGVKPGVTPVRSLQGWKIWTITRLMDDARTRLFPLYAGALTPTWLRSLGAKIGKDAEVSTAVMVPKLAEVREGAFLADDTMIGGYELGGGWMMTGEAVVGKRSFVGNSGITAPGRKLAKNSLVAVLSSTPKKAKAGSNWWGSPPERMRRVEVDADGGEARTYSPSTGLKIARGLIETLRLLAPMTFTMITGGILAAMHYLLVSVGVWAPFAAGGLILMAAGFVAMAVTVVVKWVCVGKHRPGDHALFTWFVWLNELQDSFVEAVAAPYFLNATLGSGELNMALRALGVKIGRGAWIDSYWFPETDLCYVGKGASVGPGTVVQTHLFQDRVMSLDTVTIEEGATLASHSVALPASSIGQGATVWPGSLMMRGDQVPANTVWQGNPIEPRM; this is translated from the coding sequence TTGCAGCAGTTTCTCGCAGCGAACCGTGCTCCTGCTCCCCGTACACTGATCGACGTTCTCGAAGACACCGCCGCGACCTACCCGGAAGCGGCGGCTATTGATGACGGCGACGTCATCACATACTCCGAACTCATCGAAGACATTCACGCCTGGGCCGACGAACTTCACCGCAATGGCATCCGTCGCGGCGATCGCATCGGCATCCGGATGACCTCGGGCACCCGCGAACTCTACACCGCGATCCTGGCAACTCTCTACGCCGGCGCAGCGTACGTCCCCGTCGATGCTGACGATCCCGACGAGCGCGCCGAGTTAGTCTTCTCCGAGGCAGGTATCAACGGCCTCTTCGAAGACGGCGGGTTCCGCATGCTCACACCAGAGCGCGACGGCGACACCAGCAAGCCATCGCTTGACGACGACGCCTGGATCATCTTCACCTCCGGCTCCACCGGCACCCCGAAGGGTGTCGCGGTATCGCACCGTTCGGCGGCAGCATTCGTGGATGCCGAGGCGCGCATCTTCTGCGCCGACTATCCGCTTGGCCCAGAGGACCGCGTTCTTGCTGGTCTGTCGGTTGCTTTCGACGCAAGTTGTGAAGAAATGTGGCTGGCATGGCGAAGTGGCGCGTGTCTGGTTCCGGCGCCGCGTTCGCTCGTGCGCTCTGGCCAGGACTTGGGCCCGTGGCTGATCCGCCGCGACATCACTGTGGTGTCTACCGTCCCTACCCTTGCAGGCCTGTGGCCTGCGGAAGCACTGGACCATGTGCGCCTGCTGATCGTAGGCGGCGAGGCATGTTCGGCTGAACTTGTGGATCGCCTTGCCACCCCGGACCGCGAGATGTGGAACACCTACGGACCGACAGAAGCCACGGTGGTTGCTTGTGCAACACAGCTTTTCCCAGGCCAAGAGGTCGGAATCGGCCTACCGCTGGATGGGTGGGACCTGGTTGTCGTCGATAAGCAAGAGCAGCCTGTTGCAATAGGCGAGGTTGGCGAGCTGATCATCGGCGGCGTGGGCCTGGCGCGTTACCTTGATCCGGCGAAGGACGCGGAGAAGTACGCGGCGTGGGGCGATTGGCCTCGCGCGTACCGTTCCGGCGATCACGTGCGTTTGGAAGAAGATGGCCTGTATTTCGTGGGCCGTGTTGATGATCAGGTGAAGATCGGTGGTCGTCGCATCGAGCTGGGCGAGGTGGATGCGAATGTCGCTGCCCTGCCGAACGTGTATAACTCCGCGGTGGCGGTGCAAAAGACTGGCGCGGGAGATTCCGTGCTGGTGGGCTATGTTTCGCTAGACGATCCTGCGGCTGGCTTCGACCATCAAGCCGCCCACGACACTTTGGCCGAACATATGCCGGCCGCGCTCGTTCCACGCATCTGCGTGATGGACGAGCTGCCGGTAACCACCTCGGGAAAGGTGGACAAGAAGTCCCTGCCGTGGCCACTGCCTGGTGTAGGTGTCGAGGCCGAGGGCCTGACCCCTACCGAGTCCTGGCTTGCGGACATTTGGGTCGACGTGCTCGGTGTTGCAGTCAGCGACAAGGACGCGGACTTCTTCGAGCTTGGCGGCTCGTCGCTCGCGGCGGCAACGTTGGTCGCGCGCATCCGCGAGGAGGTCCCGACTGTTGCCGTGCGTGACCTCTACGACCACCCTCGACTGGAGAAGCTCGCCGAAACTGTTGATCGCATTGCAGCTGATTCGGGCATTTCGCTTGGCGACGACACCACTGCCGAACCTCGCTTGGTCAAGCCCGTTCCACTGGCGGTTCGGTTGTGCCAAAGCCTGATCCAACTACCTGTGATGACTTTGCAAGCTGCAAGTATCGTTTCTTGGTGGCTGATCATCTCGAACATTTTGTTCATGCTCGGCCTCGAGTGGGCCGTGCACACTGACTGGGTGCTGGCCACGGTTCTCGTGGTGATCTTCGGTACTCCGCTCGGTCGTCTTCCACTGGGTGCGCTCGGCGCGCGCCTGCTCACCACCGGCATCAAGCCCGGCGAGTACCCCCGCGGCGGTAGCGTTCACCTGCGCCTCTGGGCGGCGGAGCGCTGGGCCGATGCGTCTGGTTCCCGTGCTATCTCGGGGTCAACCTGGGTGATCTCATACGCCCGCATGCTGGGCGCGAAGGTTGGCCGGGGTGTGGATCTGCACACCCTGCCGCCTGTGACGGGTCTGCTGACCATCGGCGATTACGCTGCAGTGGAGCCCGAGGTGGATCTCTCCGGTTACTGGATTGACGGCGACATTCTGCGCGTCGGCTCCATTCGGATCGATCGCGAGGCCCGCATCGGCGCCCGCTCTACCCTGCTTCCGGGTACCCACGTGGGTGAGGACGCGCACGTGGAGGCAGGCTCCACCGTGACCGGTAATAAGACCGTGAAGAAGGGGGCGCGCTGGTCCGGCTCGCCGGCGAAGAAGGTTGGCCGCTCCAAGCACCGCTTCCCTGTCGAGCACCCGCCACGCCGTTCCATCTGGGTTCTGATCTACGGTTTGACCTCGGCGTTCCTGGGAGCTTTGCCACTGTTTGCTGCGGCGTGTGCCATCGCGACGGTGGTCTGGCTGATCGAGCTCACCGGCGGCAGCCCGTACTTGGGCGCAGTAGTCTTCGGCGCGCTGGGTGGCCTAGTCTTGTTCGCTGTTACTTTGGTAGCGATCTGGCTGGGTGTGCGCATCATGTCCATCGGCGTTAAGCCTGGTGTGACGCCTGTGCGTTCCTTGCAGGGCTGGAAGATCTGGACGATCACCCGCTTGATGGACGATGCCCGTACCCGTCTCTTCCCCCTCTATGCCGGCGCGCTCACCCCAACGTGGTTGCGCTCCCTCGGCGCGAAAATCGGCAAGGATGCTGAGGTGTCCACTGCGGTCATGGTGCCAAAGCTAGCGGAGGTCCGTGAAGGAGCATTCCTTGCCGACGACACCATGATCGGCGGCTACGAGCTTGGCGGTGGCTGGATGATGACAGGTGAGGCGGTCGTCGGCAAGCGATCTTTCGTGGGCAACTCGGGCATCACGGCACCTGGTCGCAAGCTGGCGAAAAACTCGCTGGTTGCGGTGCTCTCTTCGACGCCGAAGAAGGCGAAGGCCGGCTCAAACTGGTGGGGCAGCCCGCCGGAGCGAATGCGCCGCGTCGAGGTTGACGCTGACGGTGGCGAGGCTCGTACCTACTCCCCTTCTACCGGGCTCAAAATCGCCCGAGGCTTGATCGAGACGCTGCGTCTTTTGGCACCGATGACATTTACGATGATTACCGGCGGCATCCTCGCGGCCATGCATTACCTGCTGGTCAGTGTCGGTGTGTGGGCCCCGTTCGCTGCTGGTGGTCTGATCCTGATGGCAGCGGGCTTTGTCGCGATGGCCGTGACCGTGGTGGTCAAGTGGGTCTGCGTGGGCAAGCATCGTCCTGGCGATCACGCACTGTTTACGTGGTTCGTGTGGCTCAACGAGCTGCAGGATAGCTTTGTCGAGGCCGTCGCGGCACCTTATTTCCTCAACGCAACGCTTGGCTCGGGCGAGCTGAACATGGCGCTGCGTGCTCTTGGTGTGAAGATTGGCCGGGGCGCGTGGATCGATTCGTACTGGTTCCCGGAAACCGACCTGTGTTACGTGGGCAAGGGCGCAAGTGTTGGCCCAGGTACCGTAGTGCAAACGCACCTGTTCCAGGATCGCGTGATGAGTCTGGACACCGTCACCATCGAAGAGGGCGCAACCTTGGCATCGCACTCGGTGGCGCTGCCGGCATCGTCGATCGGCCAGGGTGCAACTGTTTGGCCAGGCTCGTTGATGATGCGAGGCGACCAGGTCCCAGCCAACACCGTGTGGCAGGGTAACCCGATTGAGCCGCGGATGTAG
- the tilS gene encoding tRNA lysidine(34) synthetase TilS, giving the protein MIPFWPRRSPHFLACRRATRPWTRPAIIGLSGGPDSLALVAAAAAEELPVEAVVVDHGLQPDSAEIARSAAAQARELGVSTRITRVSVAPGNVEAQAREARYQALHDIADGRDIWVGHTADDQAETLLLGLLRGNPTGMPPRNGQVVRPFLDLRRADTVAACAELGLSPWQDPMNNDAAYRRVRIRNEVLPLLGDVLGGDVVDPLAHAAGRIVADQDYFGARVSSTSDCAELAAMHPAVRNRSIVAWLNGLGVGASGSSISGIAALCTDWHGQGPVHVGGGIVVVRRAGQLVAEPEPER; this is encoded by the coding sequence ATGATTCCGTTTTGGCCTCGTCGCTCGCCGCACTTTCTCGCTTGTCGACGAGCGACTCGCCCCTGGACCCGCCCCGCAATCATTGGCCTTTCCGGTGGTCCTGATTCGCTGGCGTTAGTCGCCGCGGCCGCTGCCGAGGAGCTACCCGTTGAGGCCGTTGTTGTCGACCACGGCCTGCAGCCCGATTCCGCCGAGATCGCGCGCAGTGCCGCCGCACAGGCCCGTGAGCTGGGTGTTTCGACGCGCATCACACGCGTTTCTGTGGCACCTGGCAATGTGGAGGCCCAGGCCCGCGAGGCTCGCTACCAGGCGTTGCATGACATAGCCGACGGTCGCGACATCTGGGTTGGCCACACCGCCGATGACCAGGCCGAAACACTCCTGCTGGGCCTTTTGCGCGGTAACCCGACCGGCATGCCTCCCCGCAATGGCCAAGTGGTGCGCCCTTTCCTCGACCTGCGCCGCGCCGATACCGTCGCCGCCTGCGCTGAACTGGGCCTTTCGCCGTGGCAGGACCCGATGAACAACGACGCGGCTTATCGACGAGTCCGCATCCGCAATGAAGTCCTCCCCCTGCTTGGTGATGTGCTCGGGGGCGATGTCGTTGATCCTTTGGCGCACGCGGCGGGTCGCATCGTCGCAGATCAGGACTACTTTGGCGCGCGGGTGTCGTCGACAAGCGACTGTGCGGAGCTCGCGGCGATGCACCCGGCGGTGCGCAATCGCAGCATCGTGGCCTGGCTGAATGGGCTGGGTGTGGGGGCGAGTGGGTCGTCGATAAGCGGAATTGCGGCGCTGTGTACAGACTGGCACGGGCAGGGACCTGTACACGTGGGTGGGGGAATCGTGGTGGTGCGCCGTGCGGGGCAGCTCGTGGCCGAGCCAGAACCCGAACGGTAA
- a CDS encoding helix-turn-helix domain-containing protein, which translates to MSAATLTANGLVINERTVEKARETQIPQSATLSIKNIEGQEVAVPEEVQEMLLKTLESIAQKGEITISRMPEELTSTTAADFLGVSRPTLMKWAKEGRIESHKVKTHTRFNRDDVLELKKQRANERRRAVAELREFNAEHEDLFDD; encoded by the coding sequence ATGAGTGCTGCAACGCTCACGGCTAACGGGCTCGTGATCAACGAGCGCACCGTGGAAAAAGCGCGAGAAACACAAATCCCCCAATCTGCCACATTGTCCATCAAGAACATTGAAGGACAAGAGGTGGCTGTTCCGGAAGAAGTACAGGAAATGCTCCTGAAGACTCTGGAATCCATAGCGCAAAAGGGCGAGATCACGATCTCTCGCATGCCCGAGGAACTCACCAGTACAACTGCTGCGGACTTTCTTGGCGTCTCTAGGCCCACGCTGATGAAATGGGCCAAAGAGGGGCGCATCGAATCGCACAAGGTGAAAACCCATACGCGGTTCAACCGAGACGATGTGCTTGAGCTAAAGAAGCAAAGGGCTAACGAACGTCGTCGCGCCGTTGCAGAATTGCGTGAATTCAACGCTGAGCATGAGGATCTGTTCGACGACTAA
- a CDS encoding PIN domain-containing protein translates to MTQRVIVDSNVLASRVRLDWLFHLQIDNEGMFSLYASNDIYAETVRVLRKRNPRARGKMIRDRVGKIKACLGEKVSDLPDDLPFSGTDEGDYHVHAAAIEGQADILLTFNKSVDFTADPDNEPYEIYHPDDFFQLVIQSNPSCLLPTVRGQFEYWSLRPKHNGLERALHDAQCPEFAKIVREALSEIAQRM, encoded by the coding sequence GTGACTCAAAGGGTGATTGTTGACTCGAACGTACTGGCCAGCCGAGTGCGCCTTGACTGGTTATTTCATCTTCAGATCGACAATGAGGGGATGTTTTCGCTCTATGCGAGCAATGATATCTACGCTGAAACGGTACGTGTATTGCGGAAACGAAATCCGCGCGCGCGAGGGAAGATGATCCGCGACCGCGTGGGTAAGATCAAAGCCTGTCTCGGAGAGAAAGTCTCTGATCTTCCCGATGACCTTCCGTTTTCCGGTACAGATGAAGGCGATTACCACGTTCACGCTGCGGCAATTGAGGGCCAAGCCGATATTTTGCTGACCTTTAACAAGTCCGTCGATTTCACAGCTGATCCGGATAATGAACCGTATGAGATTTATCATCCCGACGATTTCTTCCAATTAGTAATTCAATCAAATCCTAGTTGCCTACTGCCTACCGTTCGAGGACAGTTTGAATACTGGTCCCTGAGACCAAAACACAATGGCCTCGAAAGGGCACTGCACGATGCACAGTGCCCGGAGTTTGCGAAAATTGTCCGCGAGGCGTTAAGCGAAATCGCACAGCGAATGTGA
- a CDS encoding enoyl-CoA hydratase-related protein — MPSNLVTSQSFHEGLACLLTLNRNSKRNALNVDLSEELIDEFLRLQSTPVRAIVLTGDGPIFSAGADLKERDFAGELYPALERLMGTIRTLSVPVIAAVNGPAIGAGAMLAMACDFRVVGETASFRTPVTDMAIGVDQSTVRNLELLVGGARARAMLMLGQELDAAGALACGFALQTGGVEEALALAGLLTQKAPLTVKQLKMDFAHVAGEPFTEAECDKARLAAWNSEDFQEVRRAREEKRPPKFLGE, encoded by the coding sequence GTGCCTTCTAACCTCGTGACAAGCCAGTCCTTCCACGAAGGCCTGGCTTGTTTGCTTACACTCAACCGCAACAGCAAACGCAACGCCCTCAACGTCGACCTCTCCGAGGAGCTTATCGACGAATTCCTGCGCCTCCAATCAACACCCGTCCGAGCGATCGTGCTCACCGGCGACGGACCAATCTTCAGCGCAGGGGCTGATCTGAAAGAGCGTGACTTCGCCGGTGAACTCTATCCAGCGCTGGAACGGCTCATGGGTACGATCCGCACCCTGTCCGTTCCCGTGATTGCCGCGGTCAATGGCCCCGCTATCGGTGCAGGCGCCATGCTCGCGATGGCTTGCGATTTCCGTGTTGTTGGCGAAACCGCGAGTTTTCGCACCCCGGTGACCGACATGGCCATCGGCGTCGACCAATCCACCGTGCGCAACCTCGAACTCCTCGTCGGTGGGGCTCGTGCCCGCGCCATGCTCATGCTGGGCCAAGAGCTTGATGCAGCGGGCGCCCTCGCATGTGGCTTTGCCCTGCAAACCGGGGGAGTAGAAGAAGCGCTCGCCCTAGCTGGGCTCCTGACACAGAAGGCGCCGCTTACCGTGAAGCAGCTCAAGATGGACTTCGCGCACGTGGCGGGGGAGCCATTCACCGAAGCTGAATGCGATAAGGCCCGGCTAGCTGCCTGGAATTCCGAGGATTTCCAAGAAGTCCGTCGCGCGCGTGAAGAGAAACGGCCTCCAAAGTTCTTAGGCGAATAA
- a CDS encoding inorganic diphosphatase: protein MAIEVIIEIPKGSRNKYEVDHETGRVFLDRYLFTPMAYPADYGFIENTLADDGDPLDALVITPEPVFPGVTVIARPIGVFKMTDEAGGDDKLLCVIDDVRFERFQDIEDVDQFTLDEIEHFFVHYKDLEPGKEVSGSGWGNKAEAEKILQASIDAYGGDNSRDNLEEEKDAKTEN, encoded by the coding sequence ATGGCCATCGAAGTCATCATTGAGATCCCAAAGGGTTCCCGCAACAAGTACGAAGTCGACCATGAGACCGGCCGCGTCTTCCTCGACCGCTACCTGTTCACCCCAATGGCGTACCCAGCTGACTACGGCTTCATTGAGAACACGCTGGCTGACGACGGCGATCCACTAGACGCGCTGGTCATCACCCCGGAGCCAGTGTTTCCTGGTGTCACTGTGATTGCTCGCCCGATCGGCGTTTTCAAGATGACCGACGAGGCCGGTGGCGACGACAAGCTCCTTTGCGTTATCGACGACGTCCGTTTCGAGCGTTTCCAGGACATCGAGGACGTTGACCAGTTCACCCTCGACGAGATCGAGCACTTCTTCGTCCACTACAAGGATCTGGAGCCAGGTAAGGAAGTTTCCGGTTCCGGATGGGGCAACAAGGCTGAGGCAGAGAAGATCCTGCAGGCATCCATCGATGCTTACGGTGGCGACAACTCGCGCGACAACCTCGAAGAGGAAAAGGACGCGAAGACCGAGAACTAA
- a CDS encoding alpha/beta hydrolase: MRKIYSTFLACAVTTTLAAPGIAQERPLGSSDGLSDAFRSSVAASSQAPGSSAIALDGLLSSLGLVGSSDFDIPEMALELDDNFPYPIDETITEAKLLNREVSPTGNVAANAERRLERWTVSSPSMGRDITVDVRLPGGADAPIVVLLDGVSAPINSGWLYGPGKEEIEEVFGDEHATLVFPVDANGTWYSDWIEDDPVLGRHKWETFIVEELLPLVEAEPDTFFNGHRAIGGLSMGASGAVHLANSHPELFDATFGFSGCYSTSSRVGEQIVRLVTETRGGTVENMWGPVGSEEWDRHDVSAHPEGLRDMAVYLSAADGGIDELPSEEDRSNDSLIIGAALENGVYTCTRELDRAMRAEGMDHHVVNYKGDGVHDWRNFEEELAPAWEHIRPSLY, encoded by the coding sequence ATGCGTAAAATTTACTCGACATTTCTTGCATGCGCGGTCACTACGACTCTCGCTGCGCCCGGAATTGCACAAGAACGACCACTTGGCAGTAGCGATGGCTTAAGCGATGCGTTCCGTTCATCGGTCGCTGCTTCTAGTCAGGCACCGGGATCGTCGGCAATTGCACTCGATGGTCTGCTCAGCTCCCTGGGGCTAGTCGGCTCCAGCGACTTTGATATTCCGGAGATGGCGCTCGAACTCGACGACAACTTCCCATATCCAATCGATGAGACCATCACCGAGGCCAAGCTTCTGAACCGCGAAGTTTCTCCAACAGGCAACGTTGCTGCGAACGCGGAACGACGCCTCGAGCGCTGGACCGTGTCGTCTCCGTCGATGGGTCGAGACATCACCGTCGATGTACGACTTCCGGGTGGAGCCGATGCGCCGATCGTCGTTTTGCTTGATGGTGTTAGTGCGCCGATCAACTCTGGTTGGCTCTACGGTCCGGGCAAGGAAGAAATTGAAGAAGTCTTTGGCGATGAACACGCAACCTTGGTATTCCCAGTAGATGCCAACGGCACCTGGTATTCCGACTGGATTGAGGATGATCCGGTACTGGGCCGCCACAAGTGGGAGACCTTTATTGTCGAAGAGCTACTGCCGCTAGTCGAAGCGGAACCAGACACATTCTTCAACGGTCACCGCGCTATCGGTGGTCTGTCGATGGGCGCTTCCGGCGCGGTCCACCTAGCAAACTCTCACCCAGAGTTGTTCGACGCGACTTTCGGTTTCTCTGGTTGCTACTCCACTAGTTCCCGCGTTGGCGAACAGATTGTTCGCCTAGTTACCGAGACTCGCGGTGGCACGGTAGAAAACATGTGGGGCCCGGTTGGCTCCGAAGAATGGGATCGCCATGATGTGTCCGCGCACCCAGAGGGTCTGCGCGACATGGCTGTCTACCTGTCTGCTGCTGATGGTGGCATTGATGAGCTTCCTTCCGAAGAGGATCGTTCCAATGACAGCCTAATTATCGGCGCAGCATTGGAGAACGGCGTATACACCTGTACTCGTGAGCTGGATCGTGCGATGCGGGCTGAAGGCATGGACCACCACGTAGTGAACTACAAGGGCGACGGAGTGCATGACTGGCGCAACTTTGAGGAAGAGCTAGCGCCTGCTTGGGAGCATATTCGCCCATCGTTGTACTAG
- the dacB gene encoding D-alanyl-D-alanine carboxypeptidase/D-alanyl-D-alanine endopeptidase — MSGKKIWASVATVVALGAVGGVAGTGYWVHDQLSDLEVKPGYVLPTAEQVLVPATPDPIDRNALTATLQALSDDPALGTFHARVSDGFTGEVLFDAHAAEPLTPASSTKVLTAASAIYTLGLDDTITTEVVRGTNPGEVVIKAAGDVWFSQETIDDLASQIGDASAVFVDTSIWSGDKIMPGWDPDNIDAGYIAPLEPVMIHGGRIGDTTGDVPRSHTPATDVAQALADQLGAGTVGTTTAPEGAEVIASVESPELAERLAEMMKESDNVMAEAIGREVALQRGADAPQATLDILAEEGFDLTGVTLSDNSGLSTDNLITPQLLDDILVRATTEDELRPLLATLPVAGGEGTLTTRYGDLGGKGWVRAKTGTLTGVNALVGTVTSDRGNVYTFAFLANDADINGARRAMDTLASALRDF; from the coding sequence ATGAGTGGGAAGAAAATTTGGGCAAGTGTGGCAACCGTCGTGGCGCTGGGCGCCGTGGGCGGTGTTGCCGGGACCGGTTATTGGGTGCATGACCAGCTCTCCGATTTGGAGGTCAAGCCTGGCTACGTGCTGCCTACCGCCGAACAGGTGCTGGTTCCGGCGACTCCGGATCCGATCGATCGCAACGCTCTAACTGCCACATTGCAGGCACTTTCCGACGACCCCGCCCTCGGAACCTTCCACGCCCGCGTCTCCGACGGCTTCACAGGCGAAGTGCTTTTCGACGCACACGCCGCCGAACCCCTCACCCCCGCGAGTTCTACCAAGGTGCTCACCGCCGCTTCTGCGATCTACACGCTTGGCCTCGACGACACCATCACCACCGAGGTTGTCCGTGGCACCAATCCCGGCGAGGTGGTGATCAAAGCCGCAGGTGACGTGTGGTTCTCCCAGGAAACTATCGACGATCTCGCCTCCCAAATCGGCGACGCCAGCGCAGTATTCGTCGATACGTCCATCTGGTCTGGCGACAAAATCATGCCCGGCTGGGACCCCGATAACATTGATGCCGGCTACATCGCACCACTAGAACCGGTCATGATCCACGGCGGCCGCATCGGCGACACCACCGGAGACGTCCCACGCTCACACACCCCGGCTACCGACGTCGCTCAAGCACTCGCCGATCAGCTGGGAGCTGGCACCGTGGGCACGACCACTGCTCCCGAAGGCGCCGAGGTCATCGCTTCAGTCGAGTCCCCGGAACTCGCCGAACGACTCGCCGAGATGATGAAGGAATCCGACAACGTTATGGCCGAAGCGATTGGCCGCGAAGTCGCCCTGCAGCGCGGCGCCGATGCTCCCCAAGCCACCTTGGATATCCTCGCCGAGGAAGGCTTCGACCTCACCGGGGTTACCCTGTCCGACAACTCCGGTCTTTCCACGGACAACCTGATCACCCCGCAGCTCCTCGACGACATTCTCGTCCGCGCCACCACCGAAGATGAGCTGCGCCCCCTGCTGGCCACCTTGCCCGTCGCTGGCGGCGAAGGCACCCTGACCACCCGCTATGGTGACCTGGGCGGCAAGGGGTGGGTCCGCGCGAAGACCGGCACGCTCACCGGGGTCAATGCCCTCGTCGGCACCGTGACTTCCGACCGTGGCAACGTCTACACTTTCGCATTCCTAGCCAACGATGCCGACATCAATGGTGCCCGCCGTGCGATGGACACCTTGGCCTCGGCATTGCGCGATTTCTAA